One window from the genome of Hydractinia symbiolongicarpus strain clone_291-10 chromosome 1, HSymV2.1, whole genome shotgun sequence encodes:
- the LOC130632861 gene encoding uncharacterized protein LOC130632861 isoform X1, with amino-acid sequence MCILCYVKMASKKDQVYSILIIALTLAIPIAVICVSVSQSRYCPETKNSAMVAIGVAGITLFVIILTLIKTRGSVRETKWFPLFLNIFLLCWILARSYWMIKEDYSSSICFQTSYYYFIYVLLILFWITFPCTASLDQEHKSAKHLNDEDDEKLLLA; translated from the exons ATGTGCATTTTat GTTACGTAAAAATGGCATCAAAAAAGGATCAAGTATACAGTATACTTATTATAGCACTGACTTTGGCAATTCCAATTGCTGTGATCTGCGTtt CTGTTAGTCAAAGTCGATATTGTCCGGAAACAAAAAATAGTGCTATGGTAGCAATTGGAGTGGCAGGAATTACACTATTTGTTATCATCTTAACTCTGATAAAAACAAGAGGATCTGTTCGCGAAACAAAGTGGTTTCCCCTCTTCctcaacatatttttattatgttgGATATTAGCCCGATCTTATTGGATGATCAAAGAAGACTACAGCTCGAGCATTTGTTTCCAGACCTCTTATTACTATTTTATTTATGTGCTGTTGATTTTGTTTTGGATAACCTTTCCTTGCACAGCGTCGTTAGATCAAGAACACAAGTCTGCTAAACATTTGAATGATGAGGACGATGAGAAATTACTTCTGGCATGA
- the LOC130632861 gene encoding uncharacterized protein LOC130632861 isoform X2 produces the protein MASKKDQVYSILIIALTLAIPIAVICVSVSQSRYCPETKNSAMVAIGVAGITLFVIILTLIKTRGSVRETKWFPLFLNIFLLCWILARSYWMIKEDYSSSICFQTSYYYFIYVLLILFWITFPCTASLDQEHKSAKHLNDEDDEKLLLA, from the exons ATGGCATCAAAAAAGGATCAAGTATACAGTATACTTATTATAGCACTGACTTTGGCAATTCCAATTGCTGTGATCTGCGTtt CTGTTAGTCAAAGTCGATATTGTCCGGAAACAAAAAATAGTGCTATGGTAGCAATTGGAGTGGCAGGAATTACACTATTTGTTATCATCTTAACTCTGATAAAAACAAGAGGATCTGTTCGCGAAACAAAGTGGTTTCCCCTCTTCctcaacatatttttattatgttgGATATTAGCCCGATCTTATTGGATGATCAAAGAAGACTACAGCTCGAGCATTTGTTTCCAGACCTCTTATTACTATTTTATTTATGTGCTGTTGATTTTGTTTTGGATAACCTTTCCTTGCACAGCGTCGTTAGATCAAGAACACAAGTCTGCTAAACATTTGAATGATGAGGACGATGAGAAATTACTTCTGGCATGA
- the LOC130632918 gene encoding ankyrin repeat and protein kinase domain-containing protein 1-like, with protein MVLGSTTSLVLFSDNKFQSKERTCSSLKLKEEKKSPRSPRDIIFTQRLYATASLDNIHSNHLMNQSHFRITKHGSSSESSDEEKYEHLKRGTISLQNLKDIDKKETKKKSFSKKSSSTRGSLKRVSKIFSMILTEPTETSDEKQSSPRVRTPSIFRRLSRVVENTDPNKLTNENTTNWTRRLSFKRNSEPNTNSNHLTIEDDTSRLHHSRSFGSLRSPFSTPKHLQKLLTDDEKMKLFTEMLECIRHDDCKRLKILVKRRLIDINTIQDSMSLLHEACFKGCIKCIKVLTKNGSSVTLLDATGWTPLHAAVAGENVECVRYILQCEASLTSITDDGWSPLHLAVSVGDLHIVHEIIMHGGDPLFHAAGKLTPFQLAINMKQTLILDYFLHLQRFLVS; from the coding sequence ATGGTGCTAGGATCCACAACAAGTTTAGTTCTGTTTTCAGATAACAAATTTCAATCTAAGGAAAGAACTTGCAGCTCGTTAAAGTTAAAAGAGGAAAAGAAGTCTCCAAGGTCTCCAAGAGATATTATCTTTACACAGCGTTTATATGCAACAGCCAGTCTGGATAATATACATTCGAACCATCTCATGAACCAATCACATTTTAGAATTACGAAACATGGTAGCAGTTCTGAATCGAGCGACGAAGAAAAATACGAACATCTGAAAAGAGGGACTATAAGTTTACAAAACTTAAAAGATATCGATAAAAAAGAAACGAAGAAGAAGAGCTTTAGTAAAAAATCGTCATCAACACGAGGCTCTTTAAAAAGAgtatctaaaatattttcaatgatATTAACAGAGCCAACCGAAACTAGCGATGAAAAGCAATCATCTCCACGAGTGAGAACTCCGTCGATATTTCGCAGACTGAGTCGTGTCGTGGAAAACACAGACCCAAACAAACTAACCAATGAAAACACAACAAATTGGACACGCAGGttatcttttaaaagaaatagcGAACCTAATACAAATTCTAATCACTTGACCATAGAAGACGACACTTCTCGATTGCATCACAGTCGAAGTTTTGGTTCTTTGCGCTCTCCATTTTCTACGCCGAAACATTTACAAAAACTACTGACGGATGACGAGAAAATGAAATTATTCACAGAAATGTTGGAATGCATACGTCACGATGATTGTAAGCGATTAAAAATTTTAGTTAAACGTCGACTGATTGATATTAACACCATACAAGATTCCATGTCTCTTTTACACGAAGCTTGTTTCAAAGGATGTATTAAATGTATTAAAGTATTAACTAAAAATGGTAGCTCAGTGACGTTACTTGATGCAACGGGTTGGACGCCTTTGCATGCAGCGGTTGCTGGTGAGAACGTGGAGTGCGTCAGATATATCTTACAGTGTGAAGCATCTCTAACCTCTATTACAGACGACGGATGGTCTCCGTTGCATTTAGCTGTCAGTGTTGGTGATTTACACATAGTTCATGAAATTATCATGCATGGCGGAGATCCGCTATTTCATGCAGCAGGAAAATTAACACCATTCCAACTTGCTATTAACATGAAACAGACTCTAATATTGGATTACTTTTTACATTTGCAAAGATTTTTAGTTTCCTGA
- the LOC130633041 gene encoding uncharacterized protein LOC130633041, whose protein sequence is MSYIRKLAKLQEKEAQQRAAEKEKTSDETPSNSSREQSPQPTDFQQESSLGSLDYEAVTDATENVKSSGKKSYNRWSEKERFDIGKYVAIHGGAAAITKFQTKDRPLSESTARRFGNLYKKELKDSTREKRSVVTKFVPLKRGRPLFLGSLDEMVQRFLIALRNRGGVVSRTVATAAAKALISRNPQFELGHIKIDNSWAKSLFKRMGFKKRMKTTSKVEITEGAKKECELLFLHDIVSTIEQHSIPHQLVMNLDQTPLKFVPRMNHTMAKKGSSSVPIVGSSDKRCLTGTFIITLDGSFLPMQLIYGGKTNQSLPKFEFPESFSLSVNPKHYSNTQESIKVIKEIVLKHVEDQRKKLNNPKQAALLIFDVFRGQITEEVTELLKKNNIFLVLVPSNMTHIFQPLDLTVNNHCKQFMRNLFTEWYSKQIEKELSLNKKIEDINIQLKLTTIKPLHASWLLQFYNHITSADGREVVLNGWKASGIYDAVRMGSTSLESLDPFQDLSPLPESNSVITQPITDIINAPDLLKDSFINVRVENDDDKEEEYTRDEDDIDFSRNAFDIIIDDEEE, encoded by the exons ATGTCTTACATCAGGAAGTTAGCTAAATTACAAGAGAAAGAAGCTCAACAAAGGGCCGCTGAAAAGGAAAAAACTTCAGACGAAACACCTTCAAACAGTTCTAGGGAACAAA GCCCACAACCAACTGACTTCCAGCAAGAATCATCCCTTGGTTCGTTAGACTACGAAGCTGTTACAGACGCGACTGAAAATGTTAAATCCAGTGGCAAAAAATCATACAACCGTTGgtcagaaaaagaaagatttgatATCGGAAAATATGTTGCGATTCATGGTGGTGCGGCTGCAATCACAAAGTTTCAAACCAAAGACAGGCCGTTAAGTGAGAGTACAGCTCGAAGATTTGGCAATCTTTACAAAAAAGAGCTGAAAGATTCAACCCGAGAAAAACGTAGCGTGGTAACCAAATTTGTTCCTTTGAAACGCGGTAGACCTCTGTTCCTTGGCAGTCTAGATGAGATGGTACAAAGATTTTTAATTGCACTGAGAAATCGAGGAGGTGTTGTTTCAAGAACAGTTGCAACCGCTGCAGCGAAAGCTCTAATATCACGAAACCCTCAATTTGAGTTGGGGCATATTAAAATTGATAACAGTTGGGCAAAAAGCCTCTTCAAGAGAATGGGTTTCAAGAAAAGAATGAAAACGACCTCCAAAGTTGAAATCACTGAAGGAGCCAAAAAGGAGTGCGAATTACTATTTCTTCACGATATTGTTTCGACCATCGAACAACACAGCATCCCTCACCAACTTGTTATGAATCTGGACCAGACACCTCTTAAGTTTGTTCCAAGAATGAATCACACCATGGCGAAAAAGGGTTCATCGTCCGTCCCTATCGTTGGATCTTCCGACAAAAGATGCCTTACTGGTACCTTTATTATTACGCTTGATGGTTCTTTTCTGCCAATGCAACTGATATATGGGGGGAAAACAAATCAAAGCCTCCCAAAGTTTGAATTCCCCGAATCGTTCTCACTAAGCGTTAATCCCAAACACTACAGCAATACACAAGAATccatcaaagtcatcaaagagATCGTTCTAAAGCACGTTGAAGACCAGAGGAAGAAGTTAAATAACCCAAAGCAAGCTGCTCTTCTAATATTCGATGTCTTTCGAGGACAAATTACTGAGGAAGTTACCGAATTGCTGAAGAAGAACAACATCTTCCTGGTTTTGGTTCCAAGTAACATGACACATATATTCCAGCCCTTGGATCTTACTGTGAATAATCATTGCAAGCAATTCATGAGAAATTTGTTCACTGAATGGTATTCAAAACAGATCGAGAAAGAGCTATCCCTTAACAAAAAGATCGAAGATATAAATATTCAATTAAAGCTGACCACCATCAAGCCTCTTCATGCAAGTTGGCTCCTCCAGTTTTATAACCATATCACTTCGGCAGATGGCCGTGAAGTCGTTTTGAATGGGTGGAAAGCATCTGGAATTTACGACGCAGTTCGCATGGGATCCACTTCACTTGAATCCCTTGACCCTTTTCAAGATCTATCACCGCTGCCAGAAAGCAATAGTGTAATTACTCAGCCCATAACCGACATAATCAATGCGCCAGATTTATTAAAGGATAGCTTCATCAACGTGCGAGTCGAAAATGACGATGACAAAGAAGAGGAGTACACGCGTGACGAGGATGACATAGACTTTAGTCGGAATGCATTTGACATTATCATAGACGATGAAGAAGAGTAG